In the genome of Gadus morhua chromosome 12, gadMor3.0, whole genome shotgun sequence, one region contains:
- the axdnd1 gene encoding axonemal dynein light chain domain-containing protein 1 isoform X4, giving the protein MATFSRSFTSDEIQELPEIRERSVSSWKTRVVPVENTHIPRELQASLCGEERPVESRSQRKERGGMNGAWSQRNSQQSFSLRDSKQNGQGSGKGAGRDVSFMSDSMATQNKRISLPPMIGQTKEGTIAENLIPVEYHVVKQQGVPVPELCGQSTIEVQDDHHPLILFPSLRPSSRWEVVKLIQVMDDMMEKTGIHQQTEDLTDISQMGALLELLKVEQNIYNIVFHELIRQVSVNCAERGLLLDRIRQQYVCLLERVPRQLKGLHAASLAERALNHILTQEVVCFKTCIQHLNTELAEIKTHDESLSQQAEQAQQNLAEALDQATKNADLLREYHELYELQRRRLQSQMETLAEERDLWRADTFSLAAKVISLGKLKQFHRLHVSAESWCKTAQQYATFISIKDTEQMNIIVQLSDSWREQLACFMERLRDTERAQCKLIQTVLQGITKRLDICTATNRSAAPKYEEEDIYSELMQWTNTLTVQCERYSGEQMLSCQDSLKDLVDLEDSWVEVALCVFRRHPGLDGEPPRGQEAMRKQGRVVSELHQQLETRVNGENGIHKLTMSLVSPMEAWANKMRTAIGQSDTMQASDWLKLEKALFHWQSIADEILQLVSCSQSEYERTQVKLHVDVKTADVLDSLRDFVASQSRFLNNENSSLYDSISSLHTSLIRWTVALLITLVPDHDQDPQDSSLTEVGHLDPLERDARELVQKLERLSQNISRSCQLIVNEELQKNVYADSQMYEHQRFQQECSDWIETCRVLLLDVKRGPVELSISPPRPSSNYPDSAPNHTDPASDQYDPASHPPNSASLQLPEPDSNLAHPDYKRCCPAPNPPSSFSKPLLGDPELLLSTALSHHSLEEPPRYEEQEEEEGPEEGSVSVVKMIGYDGNITERTLAESDAQRDTTEGDSSQKDSLSTMDLLQRELHAYVVQLQLCEQRAVTAEEALQGARLRILHLESQLHDKISMEPAVDTEADQQERADSACTEEDTVPELTPAAPKKTSSRTKPTKRSKRH; this is encoded by the exons ATGGCCACGTTTTCGAGATCGTTCACGTCAGATGAGATTCAAG AGCTACCTGAGATCCGTGAGAGATCCGTGTCGTCCTGGAAAACGCGGGTTGTTCCAGTTGAGAACACGCACATCCCCAGGGAGCTGCAGGCCTCTCTGTGCGGGGAGGAGAGACCCGTGGAAAGCAGGTCCCAGCGCAAG GAGCGTGGTGGGATGAATGGTGCCTGGAGCCAACGGAATAGCCAACAGTCATTCAGCCTCCGAGACAGCAAGCAGAATGGCCAGGGTTCCGGCAAAGGAGCTGGCAG GGACGTTTCCTTCATGAGTGACTCCATGGCAACCCAGAACAAGAGGATATCGCTTCCGCCCATGATTGGCCAGACAAAG GAAGGGACTATAGCTGAGAATTTGATCCCAGTGGAATACCATGTGGTGAAACAGCAGGGGGTGCCGGTGCCAGAATTATGTGGACA ATCCACCATCGAGGTGCAAGATGATCACCACCCACTGATACTGTTTCCATCACT GAGGCCCAGTAGTCGCTGGGAGGTGGTCAAGTTGATCCAGGTGATGGATGACATGATGGAGAAAACAGGGATCCACCAGCAGACTGAGGACCTTACTGACATCTCTCAG ATGGGGGCGCTGCTGGAGCTGCTTAAGGTGGAACAGAACATTTACAACATCGTCTTCCACGAGCTGATCCGACAGGTCAGCGTGAACTGTGCAGAGAGAGGCCTGCTGCTGGACAGAATCAG GCAGCAGTATGTGTGTCTCCTGGAGAGAGTGCCCCGACAGCTGAAAGGCCTCCATGCGGCCAGCCTGGCTGAGAGAGCCCTGAACCACATACTGACCCAGGAGGTGGTCTGCTTCAAGACCTGCATCCAGCACCTCAACAC GGAACTGGCTGAGATCAAGACTCACGATGAGAGCCTATCCCAGCAGGCCGAGCAAGCCCAGCAGAACCTGGCAGAAGCTCTGGACCAGGCCACCAAGAATGCTGA TCTTCTCCGGGAGTACCACGAGCTGTATGAGCTGCAAAGGAGGCGCCTGCAGAGCCAGATGGAGACGCTTGCTGAGGAGAGAGACCTCTGGAGGGCTGACACTTTCAGCCTCGCTGCTAAG GTCATCAGTTTAGGGAAGCTGAAGCAGTTTCACCGGCTGCATGTCAGTGCAGAGAGCTGGTGCAAGACAGCCCAACAGTACGCTACATTTATCTCTATCAAG GACACGGAGCAGATGAACATCATCGTACAGCTAAGTGACAGCTGGAGGGAGCAGCTTGCGTGCTTCATGGAGCGTCTGAGGGACACTGAGCGAGCTCAGTGTAAACTCATCCAGACCGTACTGCAGGGCATCACCAAGCGCCTTGACATCTGCACCGCAACCAATAG gagTGCAGCACCAAAATATGAAGAGGAAGATATTTACTCTGAGCTGATGCAGTGGACCAAT ACTCTGACGGTGCAATGCGAGCGCTACAGCGGGGAACAGATGCTCTCCTGTCAGGACTCCCTGAAGGACCTGGTGGATCTGGAGGACTCCTGGGTCGAGGTTGCACTCTGCGTCTTCCGGAGACACCCCGGCCTAGATGGAGAGCCTCCAAGAGGCCAGGAGGCCATGAGGAAGCAGGGCAGAGTGGTGTCTGAGCTCCACCAACAGCTGGAGACACGGGTCAATGGAGAGAACG GCATCCATAAACTCACCATGTCTCTAGTAAGCCCGATGGAGGCCTGGGCCAACAAAATGAGGACAGCCATTGGGCAGTCAGATACGATGCAGGCATCTGATTGGTTAAAGCTGGAGAAGGCCCTCTTTCATTGGCAGAGTATAGCAGATGAAATACTGCAGCTTGTCTCCTGCAGCCAATCGGAGTACGAGAGAACCCAGGTGAAACTACATGTTGA cgttaAAACAGCAGATGTATTGGACTCCTTAAGAGACTTTGTTGCCAGCCAATCCCGTTTCCTCAACAACGAGAACAGCAGCCTTTATGACTCG AtctcctctctccacacatCCCTGATCCGCTGGACGGTGGCCCTGCTGATCACATTGGTACCTGACCATGACCAGGACCCTCAGGACTCTTCACTCACTGAGGTCGGCCATCTGGACCCCCTGGAGCGAGACGCCAGAGAGCTAGTCCAGAAACTAGAGCGCCTGTCCCAGAACATCAGCAG GTCCTGCCAGTTAATTGTCAACGAGGAGCTGCAGAAAAACGTGTATGCAGACAGCCAGATGTACGAGCACCAGAGGTTCCAG CAAGAATGCAGTGATTGGATAGAAACGTGTCGGGTTCTGCTGTTGGACGTGAAGCGCGGTCCGGTGGAGCTTTCAATCAGCCCACCACGGCCCTCCTCCAACTACCCTGACTCTGCCCCCAACCACACTGACCCTGCCTCCGACCAATATGATCCCGCCTCCCACCCCCCTAACTCCGCCTCCCTGCAGCTCCCTGAGCCAGACTCCAACTTGGCACACCCAGACTACAAACGTTGTTGCCCTGCCCCAAACCCCCCTAGCTCCTTCAGCAAGCCCTTGTTAGGTGACCCTGAGCTCCTGCTGTCAACAGCATTGAGTCACCACTCTCTg GAGGAGCCACCACGTTatgaagagcaggaggaggaggaaggtccAGAGGAAGGCTCTGTCAGTGTGGTGAAGATGATTGGCTATGATGGAAACATCACGGAGAGAACCCTGGCAGAGAGCGATGCCCAGCGAGATACG ACTGAAGGGGATAGTTCTCAGAAGGATTCTCTGAGCACGATGGACCTACTACAGAGAGAACTACA tgcctaTGTGGTCCAGCTCCAGCTCTGTGAGCAGAGGGCTGTAACGGCAGAGGAGGCACTACAGGGGGCGCGGCTGAGGATCCTGCACCTGGAAAGTCAACTACATGACAAGATAAGCATGGAGCCTGCAG TTGATACTGAAGCAGACCAACAAGAACGAGCAGATTCAGCATGTACGGAAGAAGATACGGTACCAGAATTGACCCCAGCTGCTCCAAAGAAAACCAGTTCAAGAACCAAGCCCACCAAGAGATCCAAGAGACACTAA
- the axdnd1 gene encoding axonemal dynein light chain domain-containing protein 1 isoform X5: MDDMMEKTGIHQQTEDLTDISQMGALLELLKVEQNIYNIVFHELIRQVSVNCAERGLLLDRIRQQYVCLLERVPRQLKGLHAASLAERALNHILTQEVVCFKTCIQHLNTELAEIKTHDESLSQQAEQAQQNLAEALDQATKNADLLREYHELYELQRRRLQSQMETLAEERDLWRADTFSLAAKVISLGKLKQFHRLHVSAESWCKTAQQYATFISIKDTEQMNIIVQLSDSWREQLACFMERLRDTERAQCKLIQTVLQGITKRLDICTATNRSAAPKYEEEDIYSELMQWTNTLTVQCERYSGEQMLSCQDSLKDLVDLEDSWVEVALCVFRRHPGLDGEPPRGQEAMRKQGRVVSELHQQLETRVNGENGIHKLTMSLVSPMEAWANKMRTAIGQSDTMQASDWLKLEKALFHWQSIADEILQLVSCSQSEYERTQVKLHVDVKTADVLDSLRDFVASQSRFLNNENSSLYDSISSLHTSLIRWTVALLITLVPDHDQDPQDSSLTEVGHLDPLERDARELVQKLERLSQNISRSCQLIVNEELQKNVYADSQMYEHQRFQQECSDWIETCRVLLLDVKRGPVELSISPPRPSSNYPDSAPNHTDPASDQYDPASHPPNSASLQLPEPDSNLAHPDYKRCCPAPNPPSSFSKPLLGDPELLLSTALSHHSLEEPPRYEEQEEEEGPEEGSVSVVKMIGYDGNITERTLAESDAQRDTTEGDSSQKDSLSTMDLLQRELHAYVVQLQLCEQRAVTAEEALQGARLRILHLESQLHDKISMEPAVDTEADQQERADSACTEEDTVPELTPAAPKKTSSRTKPTKRSKRH; this comes from the exons ATGGATGACATGATGGAGAAAACAGGGATCCACCAGCAGACTGAGGACCTTACTGACATCTCTCAG ATGGGGGCGCTGCTGGAGCTGCTTAAGGTGGAACAGAACATTTACAACATCGTCTTCCACGAGCTGATCCGACAGGTCAGCGTGAACTGTGCAGAGAGAGGCCTGCTGCTGGACAGAATCAG GCAGCAGTATGTGTGTCTCCTGGAGAGAGTGCCCCGACAGCTGAAAGGCCTCCATGCGGCCAGCCTGGCTGAGAGAGCCCTGAACCACATACTGACCCAGGAGGTGGTCTGCTTCAAGACCTGCATCCAGCACCTCAACAC GGAACTGGCTGAGATCAAGACTCACGATGAGAGCCTATCCCAGCAGGCCGAGCAAGCCCAGCAGAACCTGGCAGAAGCTCTGGACCAGGCCACCAAGAATGCTGA TCTTCTCCGGGAGTACCACGAGCTGTATGAGCTGCAAAGGAGGCGCCTGCAGAGCCAGATGGAGACGCTTGCTGAGGAGAGAGACCTCTGGAGGGCTGACACTTTCAGCCTCGCTGCTAAG GTCATCAGTTTAGGGAAGCTGAAGCAGTTTCACCGGCTGCATGTCAGTGCAGAGAGCTGGTGCAAGACAGCCCAACAGTACGCTACATTTATCTCTATCAAG GACACGGAGCAGATGAACATCATCGTACAGCTAAGTGACAGCTGGAGGGAGCAGCTTGCGTGCTTCATGGAGCGTCTGAGGGACACTGAGCGAGCTCAGTGTAAACTCATCCAGACCGTACTGCAGGGCATCACCAAGCGCCTTGACATCTGCACCGCAACCAATAG gagTGCAGCACCAAAATATGAAGAGGAAGATATTTACTCTGAGCTGATGCAGTGGACCAAT ACTCTGACGGTGCAATGCGAGCGCTACAGCGGGGAACAGATGCTCTCCTGTCAGGACTCCCTGAAGGACCTGGTGGATCTGGAGGACTCCTGGGTCGAGGTTGCACTCTGCGTCTTCCGGAGACACCCCGGCCTAGATGGAGAGCCTCCAAGAGGCCAGGAGGCCATGAGGAAGCAGGGCAGAGTGGTGTCTGAGCTCCACCAACAGCTGGAGACACGGGTCAATGGAGAGAACG GCATCCATAAACTCACCATGTCTCTAGTAAGCCCGATGGAGGCCTGGGCCAACAAAATGAGGACAGCCATTGGGCAGTCAGATACGATGCAGGCATCTGATTGGTTAAAGCTGGAGAAGGCCCTCTTTCATTGGCAGAGTATAGCAGATGAAATACTGCAGCTTGTCTCCTGCAGCCAATCGGAGTACGAGAGAACCCAGGTGAAACTACATGTTGA cgttaAAACAGCAGATGTATTGGACTCCTTAAGAGACTTTGTTGCCAGCCAATCCCGTTTCCTCAACAACGAGAACAGCAGCCTTTATGACTCG AtctcctctctccacacatCCCTGATCCGCTGGACGGTGGCCCTGCTGATCACATTGGTACCTGACCATGACCAGGACCCTCAGGACTCTTCACTCACTGAGGTCGGCCATCTGGACCCCCTGGAGCGAGACGCCAGAGAGCTAGTCCAGAAACTAGAGCGCCTGTCCCAGAACATCAGCAG GTCCTGCCAGTTAATTGTCAACGAGGAGCTGCAGAAAAACGTGTATGCAGACAGCCAGATGTACGAGCACCAGAGGTTCCAG CAAGAATGCAGTGATTGGATAGAAACGTGTCGGGTTCTGCTGTTGGACGTGAAGCGCGGTCCGGTGGAGCTTTCAATCAGCCCACCACGGCCCTCCTCCAACTACCCTGACTCTGCCCCCAACCACACTGACCCTGCCTCCGACCAATATGATCCCGCCTCCCACCCCCCTAACTCCGCCTCCCTGCAGCTCCCTGAGCCAGACTCCAACTTGGCACACCCAGACTACAAACGTTGTTGCCCTGCCCCAAACCCCCCTAGCTCCTTCAGCAAGCCCTTGTTAGGTGACCCTGAGCTCCTGCTGTCAACAGCATTGAGTCACCACTCTCTg GAGGAGCCACCACGTTatgaagagcaggaggaggaggaaggtccAGAGGAAGGCTCTGTCAGTGTGGTGAAGATGATTGGCTATGATGGAAACATCACGGAGAGAACCCTGGCAGAGAGCGATGCCCAGCGAGATACG ACTGAAGGGGATAGTTCTCAGAAGGATTCTCTGAGCACGATGGACCTACTACAGAGAGAACTACA tgcctaTGTGGTCCAGCTCCAGCTCTGTGAGCAGAGGGCTGTAACGGCAGAGGAGGCACTACAGGGGGCGCGGCTGAGGATCCTGCACCTGGAAAGTCAACTACATGACAAGATAAGCATGGAGCCTGCAG TTGATACTGAAGCAGACCAACAAGAACGAGCAGATTCAGCATGTACGGAAGAAGATACGGTACCAGAATTGACCCCAGCTGCTCCAAAGAAAACCAGTTCAAGAACCAAGCCCACCAAGAGATCCAAGAGACACTAA